In a genomic window of Azospirillum baldaniorum:
- a CDS encoding TRAP transporter small permease subunit: protein MTALVGACRLVDAVTARLGKAISWLIVLAILVSAVNAVVRKMFDISSNSWLELQWVLFAAVFLLCSPWTLKEDEHIRIDIVNAQLGKRARDTIDLFGHLTFLLPFSFVMLVTSWPFAIASYAIEEQSMNAGGLPQWPAKMLIPLGFTVLFIQGLSELAKRAAIMSGHLEDDNHRAGGHQAAAEAEAERLLAAERERTTHPDTLPSR, encoded by the coding sequence ATGACGGCCCTGGTCGGGGCCTGCCGGCTGGTCGACGCGGTCACCGCGCGGCTGGGCAAGGCGATATCCTGGCTGATCGTGCTGGCGATCCTGGTGTCGGCCGTCAACGCGGTCGTCCGCAAGATGTTCGACATCAGCTCGAATTCGTGGCTCGAACTGCAATGGGTGCTGTTCGCCGCGGTGTTCCTGCTCTGCTCCCCCTGGACGCTGAAGGAGGACGAGCACATCCGCATCGACATCGTGAACGCGCAGCTCGGCAAGCGCGCCCGCGACACCATCGACCTGTTCGGCCATCTGACCTTCCTGCTGCCCTTCAGCTTCGTGATGCTGGTCACCTCCTGGCCCTTCGCCATCGCCTCCTACGCCATCGAGGAGCAGTCGATGAACGCCGGCGGCCTGCCGCAATGGCCGGCGAAAATGCTGATTCCGCTGGGCTTCACCGTGCTGTTCATCCAGGGCCTGTCCGAGCTGGCCAAGCGCGCCGCGATCATGTCCGGCCATCTGGAGGACGACAACCACCGGGCCGGCGGCCATCAGGCGGCGGCCGAGGCCGAGGCGGAACGGCTGCTGGCGGCCGAACGCGAGCGCACCACCCACCCCGACACCCTTCCCAGCCGGTGA
- a CDS encoding TRAP transporter large permease has product MAPIMFATLVGMLLLGYPVAFALAANGLLFGLIGIEIGLFRPDLFQALPERVYGTMNNDVLLAVPFFTFMGLVLERSGMAEDLLDTIGQLFGSIRGGLAYAVIFVGALLAATTGVVAASVISMGLISLPIMLRYGYDRRLASGVIAASGTLAQIIPPSLVLIVMADQLGRSVGDMYEAAFIPGLLLAGLYALYVFVVSMIWPKAAPGLPPEAIAHREPNGARGVWQLGLLALFSGAVATWVMGRTDVKSGADYVVLLLSVAVLVAFLAAAFNRGFGAQRLVLQTVATAALTAAAAWLTVNEWTTLALIGDSIAAGALYALAVAVVERATGRRLISRMAEQATFVMVPPLALIFLVLGTIFIGLATPTEGGAMGAVGALALAAMKKRLNFDMVRQATYSTAKLAAFVLFILIGARVFSLTFYGVNGHIWVEELMVSLPGGQMGFLIAVSVMVFLLAFFLDFFELAFIVIPLLAPAADRLGIDLVWFGVILAVNMQTSFMHPPFGFSLFFLRSVAPKLPYIDRITKKETAPVLTSQIYWGAVPFVVIQLVMVALVIAFPQMVMHYKSTATKLDDKQIEEQFKGLGGDLNDDLPPLEFK; this is encoded by the coding sequence ATGGCGCCGATCATGTTCGCCACGCTGGTCGGCATGCTGCTGCTCGGCTATCCGGTGGCCTTCGCGCTGGCCGCCAACGGGCTGCTGTTCGGCCTGATCGGCATCGAGATCGGGCTGTTCCGCCCCGACCTGTTCCAGGCGCTGCCCGAGCGCGTCTACGGCACGATGAACAACGACGTGCTGCTGGCCGTGCCCTTCTTCACCTTCATGGGTCTGGTGCTGGAGCGGTCCGGCATGGCCGAGGACCTGCTCGACACCATCGGTCAGCTGTTCGGCTCGATCCGCGGCGGTCTGGCCTACGCGGTGATCTTCGTCGGCGCGCTGCTCGCCGCGACGACCGGCGTGGTGGCCGCCTCGGTGATCTCGATGGGCCTGATCTCGCTGCCGATCATGCTGCGCTACGGCTACGACCGCCGTCTGGCGTCGGGCGTCATCGCGGCGTCGGGCACGCTGGCCCAGATCATCCCGCCGTCGCTGGTGCTGATCGTCATGGCCGACCAGCTCGGCCGCTCGGTCGGCGACATGTACGAGGCCGCCTTCATCCCCGGCCTGCTGCTGGCCGGCCTCTACGCCCTCTACGTCTTCGTCGTCTCGATGATCTGGCCCAAGGCCGCCCCCGGCCTGCCGCCGGAGGCCATCGCCCACCGCGAGCCGAACGGCGCGCGCGGCGTCTGGCAGCTCGGCCTGCTGGCCCTGTTCTCGGGCGCGGTCGCCACCTGGGTGATGGGCCGCACCGACGTCAAGTCCGGCGCCGACTACGTCGTGCTGCTGCTCTCGGTGGCGGTGCTGGTCGCCTTCCTGGCGGCCGCCTTCAACCGCGGCTTCGGCGCGCAGCGCCTCGTTCTGCAGACCGTCGCCACGGCGGCGCTGACCGCGGCGGCGGCGTGGCTGACGGTCAACGAATGGACCACCCTGGCCCTGATCGGCGATTCCATCGCGGCGGGCGCGCTCTACGCCTTGGCGGTGGCGGTGGTGGAGCGGGCGACCGGCCGGCGCCTGATCTCCCGCATGGCCGAGCAGGCGACCTTCGTCATGGTGCCGCCGCTGGCGCTGATCTTCCTGGTGCTGGGCACCATCTTCATCGGCCTCGCCACCCCGACCGAGGGCGGCGCCATGGGCGCCGTCGGCGCGCTGGCGCTGGCGGCCATGAAGAAGCGCCTGAACTTCGACATGGTGCGGCAGGCCACTTACTCGACGGCCAAGCTGGCGGCTTTCGTGCTGTTCATCCTGATCGGCGCGCGGGTGTTCTCGCTGACCTTCTACGGCGTCAACGGCCACATCTGGGTCGAAGAGCTGATGGTCTCCCTGCCCGGCGGGCAGATGGGTTTCCTGATCGCGGTCAGCGTGATGGTCTTCCTGCTGGCCTTCTTCCTCGACTTCTTCGAGCTGGCCTTCATCGTCATCCCGCTGCTGGCCCCGGCGGCGGATCGTCTGGGCATCGATCTGGTATGGTTCGGCGTCATCCTGGCGGTGAACATGCAGACCAGCTTCATGCACCCGCCCTTCGGCTTCTCTCTGTTCTTCCTGCGCTCGGTGGCGCCCAAGCTGCCCTACATCGACCGCATCACCAAGAAGGAGACGGCCCCCGTCCTGACCAGCCAGATCTACTGGGGCGCGGTGCCCTTCGTGGTCATCCAGCTCGTCATGGTCGCCCTGGTGATCGCCTTCCCGCAGATGGTCATGCACTACAAGTCGACCGCCACCAAGCTCGACGACAAGCAGATCGAAGAGCAGTTCAAGGGCCTCGGCGGCGACCTGAACGACGACCTGCCGCCGCTGGAATTCAAGTGA
- a CDS encoding ketopantoate reductase family protein, with translation MRIAVVGAGAVGGALAGYLAATGRHELSLLARGAHLAAIREGGLTVQTPKGTLTSRPRASDSAADLGPQDVVIVTVKGHGLPALAASFPALCGPDTLVVAAQNGIPWWYLYGAGDGVAPEPLEVVDPGGAIWSAIGPERVAACVMEVLPARIVEPGVVAHTALPVLAFGAPRPGDHAEKLAALADSFNAAGATARLPADIRVPLWSKLMLNMAVGPTSVLTGATMGAMEQAPGMAAVQGRLMRECLNVAHAWGVALPDDIDERLSRGSGVPGHKPSMLQDFEAGRSMEIDPIVTTVLELARRRRVPVPTIETLWALTALKERVARAD, from the coding sequence ATGCGCATCGCCGTCGTAGGAGCCGGGGCCGTGGGCGGCGCGCTGGCCGGGTACCTCGCCGCCACGGGCCGGCACGAGCTGTCGCTGCTGGCCCGCGGCGCCCATCTCGCGGCGATCCGCGAGGGCGGGCTGACCGTGCAGACGCCGAAGGGGACGCTGACCAGCCGGCCGCGGGCCAGCGACTCCGCCGCCGACCTCGGCCCGCAGGACGTGGTGATCGTCACGGTGAAGGGACACGGGCTGCCGGCCCTGGCCGCGTCCTTCCCGGCGCTGTGCGGGCCGGACACGCTGGTTGTGGCGGCGCAGAACGGCATTCCCTGGTGGTACCTGTACGGCGCCGGCGACGGCGTGGCGCCGGAGCCGCTGGAGGTGGTCGATCCCGGCGGCGCCATCTGGTCGGCCATCGGGCCGGAGCGGGTCGCCGCCTGCGTGATGGAGGTGCTGCCCGCCCGCATCGTCGAGCCGGGCGTCGTCGCCCACACCGCCCTGCCCGTGCTGGCCTTCGGCGCTCCCCGGCCCGGCGACCACGCGGAGAAGCTGGCGGCCCTGGCCGACTCCTTCAACGCGGCGGGCGCCACCGCCCGCCTTCCCGCTGACATCCGCGTGCCGCTGTGGAGCAAGCTGATGCTCAACATGGCGGTCGGCCCGACCAGCGTGCTGACCGGCGCCACCATGGGCGCCATGGAGCAGGCCCCCGGCATGGCCGCCGTCCAGGGCCGGCTGATGCGCGAATGCCTGAACGTCGCCCATGCCTGGGGCGTCGCCCTGCCCGACGACATCGACGAGCGGCTGAGCCGGGGCAGCGGCGTGCCCGGCCACAAGCCGTCGATGCTCCAGGATTTCGAGGCGGGGCGCAGCATGGAGATCGACCCCATCGTGACCACCGTCCTGGAGCTGGCCCGCCGCCGCCGCGTGCCGGTGCCGACCATCGAAACATTGTGGGCGCTGACCGCCCTGAAGGAGCGGGTGGCGCGCGCCGACTGA